From uncultured Desulfobacter sp.:
GCGCCGGCAACGTTATGCGGAACAGGCTTTGATTTCAGGTTTTCCATGGGGGTGCCGGATTACTGGATCAAACTGCTCAAGGAGGTCAGGGACGAAGCATGGCACATGGAAGCTCTGTGGTATGAACTGACCCAGCACAGGGATGAGGAGCGCACAATCACTTACGTGGAGTGCCATGACCAGGCCCTGGTGGGGGATCAGACCGTGATGATGCGCCTGATGGGCGGGAAAATCTATAATTCCATGGAAAAATCCAATACAGACATCACCACGCAACGGGCCGTGGCCCTACACAAGATGATCCGCCTTGTCACCCTGGCCTGTGCCCACAAAGGGTATCTTAATTTCATGGGCAATGAGTTCGGCCATCCTGAATGGATTGATTTTCCATCCCCCGCCAATGGATATTCCTATGACCATGCCAGACGCTTGTGGTCCCTGAAGTATGACAAAAATCTGTATTTCCCGGATCTGTTCGCCTTTGACAAACAGATGATTGCCCTGGCAAAACAAACCCAATTGTTTACATGGGACAGGCCAAGGCTTTTACACATCCACGAACAGGACAAAATTCTGGCATTTGAGCGGTCCGGCCTTATTTTTGTATTCAACTTCCACCCGGAACACTCTTTTTCCGACTATCTGATTCATGCGCCGGCAGGCAAATATGAAATGCGCCTGGACACGGATGAAGCGCGGTTCGGCGGATTGGGACGCCTGAACCCGGACCAGGTGCATTTTACCAGCCCCATAGGTGATGAGGCTGAATACCGCTATGATGCCCTGAGCCTTTACCTGCCCAGTCGCTGCGCCCTAGTCCTGACCCGGGTATAAAATTTTATAGTCTGTTATCAATGAATGATACCATTTTCTTTCTCGTGCTCTTGCTCTTAATCTTGCTCGAATCCATAGGATGCTTTTGCCTCCCAATTATATAGAGCAAGAGCACAATAAAGTATTAATTCACTTACGACGAACTATAATTTAAAAACAGTCGCAGATGGGCGACTGTTTACCTGAAAACTACTCCCTATAGGAATCAATCCCCCATATACTGTCCGCATATTCCTGAATAGCCCGGTCACTGGAGAAGATCCCGGTGCGGGCAATATTTTTCACCGACATGGATAGCCATTTGGCACGATCCTTATAATCATTACCTATCCTTTGCTGGGTCGTAACATAAGCTTTGAAATCCGCGAAGTGAAGATAATGTTCCCGAGTGCCCATGAGCTGGCTGAAAACAGGTTTGAAAATACCAGGCTCGTTGGGACAGAACCGATTGGAATGAATGGCCTTGAGAACCCTTTGCAGGTCCGGATCACCATCGTAAAAGGTTTTTGGGTCATAACTTGGACGGAGCGCCTCCACTTCGTCCACGGTGAGGCCAAAAATATAGATATTTTCTTTTCCCACCTGTTCTGCAATCTCTATATTAGCCCCGTCCAGGGTGCCGATGGTCAATGCGCCGTTCATGGCAAACTTCATGTTTCCGGTTCCCGAGGCTTCCATGCCGGCGGTGGAAATTTGCTCGCTGACGTCCGCAGCCGGAATAATCTTTTCCGCCAGGGTTACCCGGTAGTCCGGCAGAAAGACCACCTTGATCATGTCATGAAGATCGGGGTCCTGATTGATCACGTTGGCAACTGAATGGATCAATTTGATGACCAGTTTTGCAAAATGGTAACCCGGAGCGGCCTTGCCGGCAAAAATAAAGGTCCGGGGATGCCCGATATCCTTTCCGTCCTCCTTGATAGAAAGATACAGGTGGATGATATGAAGCACATTGAGCAACTGACGCTTGTATTCATGAATCCGTTTGGCTTGGATGTCAAAAATAGACAGGGGATCTACAGTCAGAAACAATTTTTTACGAATTAAGGCGGCCAACGCCTCTTTGTTGGCCAGCTTGATCTTACCCAGTCGTTCCAGGAATCCCGGGTCATTTTGATAGGTTTCCAATTCCCAAATCCGCGATAAGTCCCCTATCCATCGACGACCGATGAATTCGGTAATAAAATCTGCAAGACCGGGGTTACAGGCTGCGATCCAACGCCTGGGGGATACCCCGTTCGTCTTATTATTGAATCTTTGGGGCCACAACTTGTAAAAGTCGGGAACAAGTTGCGTTTTGACCAAATTGGAGTGTACCTTTGCCACCCCGTTTATTGAATGGCTGCCGATAATCGCAAGATTGGCCATGCGCACTTGTTTGACAGGCCCTTCCTGAATGATGGACATCTTTGCAATGCTTTCAGTTGTTACATCATAATCATGCACGGTCAAGTATTCCAGGAACCGCTGGTTGATTTCATAAATCAGCTGCATATGCCGGGGTACCACCCGTTCCAGAATACTCACCGGCCAGGTCTCCAGGGCTTCAGGCAGCAGGGTGTGGTTGGTATAGCCAAGGGTCTTTTGGGTAATTTCCCAGGCAATTTCCCATTGTAAGCCTTTTTCATCCACCAGGATACGCATCAGCTCAACCACTGCCAGGGCCGGATGGGTATCGTTGAGTTGAATGGCCACTTTTCTATGAAAATGGTCAAAGGAATCATGGTTCATTTCATATTTGCGGATAATGTCTTTTAATGAACAGGCCACAAGGAAATACTCCTGGACCAGTCGGAGTTCTTTTCCCGACTCTTTGGAATCCGACGGATAGAGAATTTTTGAGATGCTCTCGGATTTGATTTTCCGACCCACGGCTTTGAAATAGTCCCCCTCATTAAAAATATCGATATCAAAATCCTCGGACGCCTCGGCCGTGAACAATCGCAAATAATTTACGGTACGGCCTTCGAA
This genomic window contains:
- a CDS encoding glycogen/starch/alpha-glucan phosphorylase; the encoded protein is MSYFDFSNFETSFNNYIKYFLGKQLEHASENDQLNAVSYAVGKYLIDIGYDTQQRYQENDAKRLHYLSLEFLIGRLLSNNLLNLGIYNRCKRFLEKKGIDLDFLVEKERDPALGNGGLGRLAACFLDSLACLNMPGFGYGINYDYGLFKQVIVNGYQKEKPDYWPNRRSPWLIRRTEERYMVPIYGRVEGSVDRYGEYNPVWTNWALLIGRPHDILIAGFEGRTVNYLRLFTAEASEDFDIDIFNEGDYFKAVGRKIKSESISKILYPSDSKESGKELRLVQEYFLVACSLKDIIRKYEMNHDSFDHFHRKVAIQLNDTHPALAVVELMRILVDEKGLQWEIAWEITQKTLGYTNHTLLPEALETWPVSILERVVPRHMQLIYEINQRFLEYLTVHDYDVTTESIAKMSIIQEGPVKQVRMANLAIIGSHSINGVAKVHSNLVKTQLVPDFYKLWPQRFNNKTNGVSPRRWIAACNPGLADFITEFIGRRWIGDLSRIWELETYQNDPGFLERLGKIKLANKEALAALIRKKLFLTVDPLSIFDIQAKRIHEYKRQLLNVLHIIHLYLSIKEDGKDIGHPRTFIFAGKAAPGYHFAKLVIKLIHSVANVINQDPDLHDMIKVVFLPDYRVTLAEKIIPAADVSEQISTAGMEASGTGNMKFAMNGALTIGTLDGANIEIAEQVGKENIYIFGLTVDEVEALRPSYDPKTFYDGDPDLQRVLKAIHSNRFCPNEPGIFKPVFSQLMGTREHYLHFADFKAYVTTQQRIGNDYKDRAKWLSMSVKNIARTGIFSSDRAIQEYADSIWGIDSYRE